A genomic region of Lachnoclostridium edouardi contains the following coding sequences:
- a CDS encoding ABC transporter ATP-binding protein, whose product MEQEQQPIIQVSNLYKIYKVGTTKVYALNGVDFTLGKGEFCAIVGPSGSGKSTLLNMLAGLEKPTKGQIVIAGTHIEKMTERQLVTFRREHVGFIFQSYNLIQTMNAWENVAMPLTFRGVSKKVREPKAKKYLKLVGLEKQMNHRANEMSGGQQQRVGIARALVVEPQIIFADEPTGNLDSKTTMEVLKLMRTIVRERNQTLIMVTHDNHLASFADKQIHIVDGKIWKIEENLHPPDEKCEEDNGK is encoded by the coding sequence TTGGAACAGGAACAGCAGCCGATTATTCAGGTAAGCAATCTGTATAAAATTTATAAGGTGGGAACCACAAAAGTATATGCCCTTAACGGGGTGGACTTTACGCTTGGAAAAGGGGAATTCTGCGCTATTGTAGGGCCGTCAGGCTCTGGGAAGTCTACGCTGCTTAATATGCTGGCAGGTCTTGAAAAGCCTACGAAGGGGCAGATTGTAATCGCAGGCACTCATATTGAAAAGATGACAGAGCGCCAGCTGGTTACTTTTCGCAGAGAGCACGTAGGGTTTATTTTTCAGTCATATAATTTGATACAGACAATGAATGCCTGGGAGAATGTGGCTATGCCTTTAACCTTCAGAGGCGTTTCTAAAAAGGTGAGGGAGCCTAAGGCGAAAAAATACTTAAAGCTGGTAGGCCTGGAAAAGCAGATGAACCACAGGGCCAACGAAATGTCCGGAGGACAGCAGCAGCGAGTGGGAATTGCCAGGGCGTTAGTGGTGGAGCCTCAGATTATTTTTGCAGACGAGCCTACGGGAAACCTGGACTCAAAAACCACAATGGAAGTGCTGAAGCTTATGAGGACGATTGTCAGAGAGAGAAACCAGACTTTAATTATGGTTACTCACGACAACCACCTTGCCTCTTTTGCTGATAAGCAAATTCATATTGTAGACGGAAAGATTTGGAAGATAGAGGAAAATTTACATCCCCCAGATGAGAAGTGTGAGGAGGACAACGGGAAATGA
- a CDS encoding acetate/propionate family kinase — protein MKILVLNCGSSSLKYQLIDMDNEAVLAKGLCERIGIEGSKLTHKPEGKDKYEVESPMPDHKVAVQMVMDALVDPVHGVIADTKEISAVGHRVLHAGQVYSDSIVVNEDVKRVIRECFDLGPLHNPANLIGIEACEAAMPGVPNVAVFDTAFGQGMEEKAYMYAIPREYYEKYGIRRYGFHGTSHSFVSKEALKFGELDPKAGKVIVCHLGNGASISASIGGKCVDTSMGLTPLEGLIMGTRSGDVDPAVIQSICNKEGKTVNEVLDILNKKSGILGMSGISSDFRDVQKAQGEGDHNAHVAIEAFIYRVAKYIGAYVAAMNGVDAIAFTAGVGENDKPIRGAVCSYLGYLGVEIDDEKNKVRGERTMISTPASKVKVMVIPTNEELAIARETLALV, from the coding sequence ATGAAAATTTTAGTTCTCAACTGCGGTAGTTCATCCCTGAAATACCAGTTAATTGATATGGACAATGAGGCCGTTCTGGCAAAGGGACTTTGCGAAAGAATCGGAATTGAAGGTTCCAAACTGACTCATAAGCCAGAAGGAAAAGATAAATATGAAGTAGAAAGCCCAATGCCTGACCACAAGGTAGCAGTGCAGATGGTTATGGACGCTTTAGTTGATCCTGTTCACGGCGTAATTGCCGATACAAAGGAAATTTCCGCAGTAGGCCACCGTGTTCTTCACGCCGGACAGGTTTACAGCGACTCTATTGTTGTAAACGAAGACGTAAAACGCGTTATCAGAGAATGCTTTGACTTAGGACCTCTTCACAACCCGGCCAACTTAATCGGAATCGAGGCTTGTGAGGCGGCAATGCCAGGTGTTCCAAACGTAGCTGTGTTTGACACTGCATTTGGACAGGGCATGGAAGAAAAAGCATATATGTATGCAATCCCAAGAGAGTACTATGAGAAATACGGAATCAGAAGATATGGCTTCCATGGAACCAGCCACAGCTTTGTTTCAAAGGAGGCTTTAAAGTTCGGCGAATTAGATCCAAAAGCAGGAAAAGTTATTGTCTGCCATTTAGGAAACGGCGCCAGCATCTCTGCTTCTATCGGCGGCAAATGTGTGGACACCAGCATGGGCCTGACTCCTTTGGAAGGTTTGATTATGGGAACCAGAAGCGGCGACGTGGACCCTGCTGTTATTCAGTCTATCTGCAATAAAGAAGGAAAGACAGTCAATGAGGTTCTGGATATTCTGAATAAGAAATCAGGTATTCTGGGTATGTCAGGAATCTCCAGCGACTTCCGTGATGTTCAGAAGGCTCAGGGCGAAGGAGATCACAACGCTCATGTAGCTATTGAGGCATTTATTTACCGCGTAGCAAAATACATTGGCGCATATGTGGCAGCTATGAACGGAGTTGACGCCATTGCCTTTACAGCAGGCGTAGGCGAAAATGATAAGCCAATCAGAGGGGCCGTATGCTCTTACTTAGGATATTTAGGCGTGGAAATCGACGACGAGAAGAACAAAGTAAGAGGCGAGAGAACTATGATCTCTACTCCGGCTTCCAAGGTTAAGGTTATGGTTATTCCTACCAATGAAGAGCTTGCTATTGCAAGAGAGACATTAGCTTTAGTTTAG
- a CDS encoding YceD family protein codes for MQINLSELFTCEGKEKDYTPDIEMTCFHGPDGTYEIREKKPVVLHVKHTGGRKLEATGKAALSLMIPCSRCLEPVKVDFDLDIDISLDLNQSEEDRVENLDEQPYISGNYLDVDQLVRNELLLNLPMKVLCDENCKGICNRCGRNLNHGDCQCERSSPDPRMSVIQDIFKQFKEV; via the coding sequence ATGCAGATTAACTTATCCGAGTTGTTTACCTGCGAAGGAAAAGAGAAGGATTACACCCCAGATATAGAGATGACCTGTTTTCACGGGCCTGACGGCACATATGAGATCAGGGAGAAAAAGCCGGTAGTTTTACATGTAAAGCATACAGGTGGAAGAAAGCTGGAAGCCACAGGGAAGGCGGCGCTTTCTCTGATGATTCCCTGCAGCCGCTGCCTGGAGCCGGTAAAAGTTGACTTTGATCTGGACATAGATATATCCCTGGACCTTAATCAGTCTGAGGAGGATCGGGTGGAAAATCTGGACGAACAGCCCTATATAAGTGGTAATTATCTGGATGTAGACCAGCTGGTTCGCAATGAACTATTGCTGAATTTACCTATGAAAGTCCTGTGCGATGAGAATTGCAAAGGGATTTGTAATAGATGTGGGCGCAATCTCAACCATGGGGATTGCCAGTGCGAGCGCAGTTCGCCGGACCCAAGGATGTCAGTTATCCAGGATATTTTTAAACAGTTTAAGGAGGTGTGA
- a CDS encoding molecular chaperone HscC produces the protein MIVGIDLGTTNSLVAYFSEEGPKIIPNRLGKNLTPSVVSIDEDNNVYVGETAIERRALYPDTVADTFKRSMGSGREFKLGAKKFSAEELSSLVLKTLKEDAESYLGEPVIEAVISVPAYFDNERRKATKRAGELAGFQVERIISEPTAAAIAYGLYEKSRNTRFLVFDLGGGTFDVSILELYENILEVRAVAGDNYLGGEDFTDVMEKLFLEKVQIDKEKLDGKTRSAVRRQAEQSKKNISGKTAVTMSCSIDGEVKEAEITYSQYARECENLLERIRKSVKRSISDAHLKVKDIDVVVLVGGATKLQVIREFVVRLFCKFPDITVNPDEAVALGAAIQAAMKERNQAVKEVILTDVCSFTLGTEVVVERSKGYFEAGHFCPIIERNTVIPASRTERFYTVYDDQTQLNIRVLQGESRFADNNLLLGELHIAVPKNKAGAESVDVTYTYDINSILEVEVFVLSTGVKKKQIIKGKDNEMTDQQIAERMEELAYLKIQPRDKEENKLLLLRGERLYEESTGDVRRQIEFYMRQFEEALNSHNEGKILDARESLRDILKEAEEELF, from the coding sequence ATGATAGTGGGAATCGACTTGGGAACGACAAACAGTCTGGTCGCTTATTTTTCAGAGGAGGGACCAAAAATCATTCCTAACCGTCTGGGAAAGAATTTAACTCCCTCTGTAGTCAGTATAGATGAGGACAATAATGTATATGTGGGGGAGACGGCAATAGAGCGGAGAGCTTTATACCCGGATACTGTAGCTGACACATTTAAAAGAAGTATGGGAAGCGGACGGGAGTTTAAACTGGGAGCAAAAAAGTTTTCCGCGGAAGAGCTGTCTTCCCTGGTATTAAAGACTTTAAAGGAAGACGCGGAAAGCTATTTGGGAGAGCCGGTGATAGAGGCTGTAATCAGCGTGCCCGCTTATTTTGACAATGAAAGAAGAAAAGCCACAAAGCGTGCCGGGGAGCTGGCAGGCTTTCAGGTGGAGCGCATTATCAGCGAGCCCACTGCAGCCGCTATTGCATACGGACTTTATGAGAAAAGCAGAAATACAAGATTTTTGGTGTTTGATTTGGGAGGGGGAACCTTTGATGTTTCCATTTTAGAGCTGTATGAGAATATTCTGGAGGTGCGGGCTGTAGCCGGGGACAATTATCTGGGCGGCGAAGACTTTACAGATGTAATGGAAAAGCTGTTTCTGGAAAAAGTCCAGATAGATAAGGAAAAGCTGGACGGGAAAACACGGTCAGCCGTCCGCAGACAGGCAGAGCAAAGCAAGAAGAATATTTCCGGAAAAACAGCTGTTACTATGAGCTGCAGTATAGACGGGGAGGTAAAGGAGGCTGAAATTACATACAGCCAATATGCCAGAGAATGTGAGAACCTGCTGGAAAGAATCAGAAAATCTGTAAAGAGAAGTATTTCCGACGCTCACTTAAAGGTTAAAGATATAGATGTAGTTGTTTTAGTTGGAGGAGCTACAAAGCTTCAGGTAATCAGAGAGTTTGTGGTGCGGCTTTTCTGCAAATTTCCTGATATTACTGTAAATCCTGACGAAGCTGTGGCTTTAGGCGCAGCTATTCAGGCTGCTATGAAAGAGAGAAATCAGGCGGTTAAGGAAGTAATTCTCACAGACGTATGTTCCTTTACCCTGGGCACAGAGGTAGTGGTGGAAAGGTCTAAGGGATATTTTGAGGCAGGCCATTTCTGCCCTATTATTGAGAGAAATACAGTGATTCCCGCCAGCAGAACAGAGCGGTTTTATACAGTTTATGACGACCAGACCCAGTTAAATATCAGGGTACTTCAGGGGGAAAGCCGGTTTGCAGACAATAACCTTTTGCTGGGGGAACTTCATATTGCAGTGCCTAAAAATAAAGCGGGAGCAGAGTCTGTAGACGTTACATATACATATGACATTAACTCTATTTTGGAGGTGGAGGTTTTCGTCCTTTCCACAGGGGTGAAAAAGAAGCAGATTATAAAGGGCAAGGATAATGAAATGACAGACCAGCAGATTGCAGAGAGAATGGAAGAGCTGGCTTATTTGAAAATACAGCCCAGAGATAAGGAAGAAAACAAACTGCTGCTGTTAAGAGGAGAACGGCTTTATGAGGAAAGCACAGGGGATGTGAGGCGTCAGATTGAGTTTTATATGAGACAGTTTGAGGAAGCCTTAAATTCCCACAATGAGGGAAAGATTTTAGACGCCAGAGAAAGTTTGAGAGATATTTTAAAAGAAGCAGAAGAGGAATTATTTTAA
- a CDS encoding J domain-containing protein: MDDKQAFLILGIDMCKDEDSIRKAYREKLVNVNPEDDPEGFKSLREAYETACQYVRKEDQEEERELTETEAWLKDIEAVYSSIKRRQDLEEWRELFSREICMNLDTEEECRKGLLNFLANHFRLPSQVWKQIGETWGFGEQKEALYEEFPKNFVDFVAVRCEKGDWLPYEHFQGDDQGEYDLFIRLFFELSDKMEEGSLEGAKSILQQADALEIRHPYMELERARVYCLEGRKDEANQIVDQVVSLLGDDERVVYIAARVKWDTEHFDEAAEFFQKVLDITPQHVLANQKLGAYYLEKQDYKKSKDYTISALRTGARSKELDEQLEAANENLILSLENQVEEEPENMKVRLDLGWCYLQNDRSEKGIGLLSKNQPEKEDEEEYYNLLQKMHYSLNQFKEAEECLKKLENILEKKTESLEGEEKEEKIGNRVSVNIILARLYEDQWETEKDKTQLLDQAEAELKKAGLLMSDHKGVLMESARVKKLKEDFKAAIDFCTEVLEKEPDYFPAYMMRQECYSGLKDARGVIDDFYAMHGLYPGYVKMYELAAEVYCELDYPDRLKNLDEMAKEQNISSLLFEYYKAKSLRKHPETREDVEKSRKMLRDILEKNHKEEEPENKLTESQKADTYLEISLCCDQLRDKEEALAMVKKAREIDQESIYYIWIEALMLRGNRKYEEALECYEKCREEYEDVPSLYYGIGDCYVHMGKRQEAIPLFEKMLELDPEDARANDMLTDIYSWLLENKRDKKYLEKGIVHADRQLELTQEAYYYIARGILYLNGCVWDKAEADFMEAAKLDPENGYAYCNAGRTYRYQGQYEQARKMLEKAFQLGKDEDNAFFYEELGVLYYQIREYEKAAKVYEECCERFPGRKKFLQKLADVYEEMGKFKEALECLKKAYGSGTAKFYEKATDIYMSMDDLKKADACNKKAANKRDMGVCSMTISQALEEGKIDDYSYYSTKGNLLACQGKLKAAEKAFFQSVKAAKDSGDMDDYEDALKELAEFFYWFKKDKVQAAKIAEEGLKSKESRDYLNEEHISDLYYSRAILYRCIAMCLFSGQLERAEQYIQKMKAAFRCRQCDKPICIEEAEMDILLEDLKGSREEALEGWKRLDQIGRRSQWRSAIIREVEKEQL; this comes from the coding sequence ATGGATGATAAGCAGGCGTTTTTAATATTGGGGATAGATATGTGTAAGGATGAAGACAGCATCCGGAAGGCCTACAGGGAAAAATTAGTAAATGTAAATCCGGAGGACGATCCAGAAGGGTTTAAAAGCCTTAGGGAGGCTTATGAAACAGCATGTCAGTACGTGAGAAAAGAGGACCAGGAAGAGGAGAGGGAACTGACGGAGACAGAGGCCTGGCTGAAAGATATTGAGGCAGTGTACAGTTCTATAAAAAGAAGACAGGATTTGGAGGAGTGGAGGGAATTATTTTCCAGGGAAATCTGTATGAATCTGGATACTGAGGAAGAGTGCAGAAAGGGACTTCTCAACTTTTTGGCAAATCATTTCCGCCTGCCTTCACAGGTGTGGAAGCAAATTGGGGAGACATGGGGCTTTGGGGAGCAAAAAGAGGCTCTTTATGAGGAATTCCCTAAAAATTTTGTAGACTTTGTAGCCGTAAGATGCGAAAAAGGAGATTGGCTTCCTTATGAACATTTTCAGGGAGACGACCAGGGGGAGTATGATTTATTTATCCGTCTGTTTTTTGAACTGTCAGATAAAATGGAGGAGGGCTCTTTAGAGGGAGCAAAGTCTATTTTACAGCAGGCGGACGCTTTGGAAATCCGCCATCCATATATGGAGCTGGAGCGGGCCAGAGTATATTGTCTGGAGGGCAGGAAGGATGAGGCCAATCAAATTGTAGACCAGGTAGTAAGTCTTCTGGGAGATGACGAAAGAGTTGTGTATATAGCGGCCAGAGTGAAATGGGATACAGAGCATTTCGACGAGGCGGCAGAATTTTTCCAAAAGGTGCTTGACATAACTCCTCAGCATGTGCTGGCTAATCAAAAGCTGGGAGCTTATTATTTGGAGAAGCAGGATTATAAAAAGTCTAAGGATTATACAATCAGCGCTCTCCGCACAGGGGCCAGAAGCAAGGAGTTGGACGAGCAGCTGGAGGCTGCCAATGAAAACCTGATTTTATCTTTAGAAAACCAGGTTGAGGAGGAGCCGGAAAATATGAAGGTAAGGCTGGATTTAGGCTGGTGTTATCTTCAAAATGACAGATCAGAAAAAGGAATTGGTCTTCTTTCTAAAAATCAGCCTGAGAAGGAAGATGAAGAGGAATATTATAATCTGTTGCAGAAAATGCATTACAGCTTAAATCAGTTTAAAGAGGCTGAGGAGTGTCTGAAAAAGCTGGAGAATATTCTGGAGAAAAAAACAGAATCTTTAGAAGGCGAGGAAAAGGAAGAAAAAATAGGGAACAGAGTGTCGGTGAATATTATTCTGGCCCGTCTTTATGAAGATCAGTGGGAAACAGAGAAGGACAAAACACAGCTGTTAGACCAGGCTGAGGCAGAACTGAAAAAAGCAGGTTTATTAATGTCAGACCACAAAGGCGTGCTTATGGAATCAGCCAGGGTGAAAAAGCTGAAAGAGGATTTTAAGGCTGCAATAGATTTTTGCACTGAAGTTTTGGAAAAAGAGCCGGATTATTTCCCGGCATATATGATGCGCCAGGAGTGCTACAGCGGGTTAAAGGACGCCAGAGGTGTGATAGATGATTTTTATGCTATGCACGGCCTTTACCCTGGATATGTAAAAATGTATGAGCTGGCGGCAGAGGTGTACTGTGAACTGGATTATCCAGACAGGCTGAAGAATTTAGACGAGATGGCAAAGGAGCAGAATATTTCCAGCCTGCTGTTTGAGTATTATAAGGCCAAGTCATTAAGAAAGCATCCGGAGACAAGAGAAGATGTGGAAAAAAGCCGTAAGATGCTGAGAGACATTTTAGAGAAAAACCATAAAGAGGAAGAGCCGGAAAATAAATTAACAGAATCCCAAAAGGCAGATACATATTTGGAAATCAGCTTATGCTGCGACCAGTTAAGGGATAAGGAAGAGGCTCTTGCCATGGTGAAAAAGGCCAGAGAAATAGATCAGGAAAGTATCTATTATATTTGGATTGAGGCCTTGATGCTTAGGGGCAACAGAAAATATGAGGAAGCTTTAGAATGTTATGAAAAATGCAGGGAAGAGTATGAGGACGTGCCCAGTTTATACTATGGAATTGGGGACTGCTATGTTCATATGGGAAAAAGGCAGGAGGCCATTCCTCTTTTTGAAAAGATGCTGGAGCTGGACCCGGAGGATGCCAGGGCAAACGATATGCTTACAGATATTTACAGCTGGCTTTTGGAAAACAAAAGAGACAAAAAATATTTGGAAAAGGGAATTGTCCATGCAGACCGCCAGCTGGAACTGACTCAGGAGGCCTACTATTACATTGCCAGGGGAATTTTGTATTTAAACGGCTGCGTATGGGATAAGGCTGAGGCTGATTTTATGGAAGCAGCTAAGCTAGATCCGGAAAACGGATACGCGTACTGTAATGCCGGGCGGACCTACAGATATCAGGGACAGTATGAGCAGGCCAGAAAAATGCTGGAAAAGGCTTTCCAGCTGGGAAAAGATGAGGATAATGCATTTTTCTACGAAGAGCTTGGGGTTTTATATTATCAGATTAGAGAATATGAAAAGGCGGCCAAGGTTTATGAGGAGTGCTGCGAAAGGTTTCCAGGAAGAAAGAAATTTCTTCAGAAACTGGCGGATGTATATGAAGAAATGGGAAAATTTAAGGAAGCCTTAGAATGCCTGAAAAAGGCGTATGGCTCCGGCACTGCCAAGTTTTATGAAAAAGCTACTGATATTTATATGAGTATGGATGATTTGAAAAAAGCGGATGCCTGCAATAAAAAGGCGGCCAACAAAAGGGATATGGGAGTTTGCTCCATGACTATTTCCCAGGCGTTGGAGGAAGGAAAAATTGACGATTATTCGTATTACAGCACAAAGGGAAATTTGCTGGCATGTCAGGGAAAATTAAAGGCGGCGGAAAAAGCTTTTTTCCAGTCTGTAAAGGCGGCAAAAGATTCAGGGGATATGGATGATTATGAAGACGCCTTAAAAGAGCTGGCAGAGTTTTTCTATTGGTTTAAAAAGGATAAGGTTCAGGCTGCTAAAATTGCTGAAGAGGGGCTGAAAAGCAAGGAATCCAGGGATTACCTTAATGAGGAGCACATTAGCGACTTATATTATTCCAGGGCCATCCTTTACCGTTGTATTGCAATGTGTCTTTTTAGCGGACAGCTGGAGCGGGCTGAACAATATATACAAAAAATGAAGGCGGCCTTCAGATGCCGTCAGTGCGATAAGCCTATATGTATAGAAGAGGCTGAGATGGATATTCTGCTGGAAGATTTAAAGGGCAGCAGAGAGGAAGCCCTGGAAGGTTGGAAACGGCTGGATCAAATAGGACGGCGCAGCCAGTGGAGATCTGCCATTATAAGAGAAGTGGAAAAGGAGCAGTTATAG
- the rpmF gene encoding 50S ribosomal protein L32 — protein MSICPKNKSSKARRDSRRANWKMSAPNLVKCSKCGALMMPHRVCKACGSYNKKEIVSVEN, from the coding sequence ATGTCTATTTGTCCAAAGAATAAATCTTCTAAAGCAAGAAGAGACAGCCGTCGAGCAAACTGGAAGATGAGTGCTCCAAACTTAGTAAAATGCAGCAAGTGCGGCGCTTTAATGATGCCTCACAGAGTATGCAAGGCTTGCGGATCTTATAATAAAAAAGAAATCGTTAGCGTTGAAAACTAA
- a CDS encoding YitT family protein has protein sequence MKLWETLKEFLVITFATIIVASAVFFFMIPSQVSVGSISGLAIILANIIPLKISLITFILNTFLLIVGFLFIGKDFGLKTVYTSILLPFVLGILELLFPNNLSITNDPFLDVISYIFLVSVGLAMLFNHNASSGGLDIVAKLLNKYLHMELGKAMSLAGMCVALSSAFFYDKKIVVLSILGTYLNGIILDHFIFGFNVKKRVCILSEYEKEIKDFILHSLHSGATIYEAMGAYDNKIRNEIVTIVNKSEYATLMSFISKTDKNAFVTVYTVNEIIYRPKK, from the coding sequence ATGAAACTATGGGAAACACTTAAAGAATTTTTAGTAATTACTTTTGCAACTATCATTGTAGCATCAGCTGTCTTTTTCTTTATGATTCCCAGCCAGGTATCAGTGGGAAGTATTTCCGGTTTAGCCATAATATTAGCCAACATCATACCATTAAAAATTTCTCTGATTACCTTTATTCTGAATACCTTTCTGCTGATTGTAGGCTTTCTGTTTATCGGAAAAGATTTTGGGCTTAAAACAGTGTATACTTCCATTTTGCTTCCTTTTGTTTTAGGAATATTGGAGCTTCTTTTTCCCAACAATCTGTCCATAACAAATGATCCCTTTTTAGATGTAATCTCTTACATTTTTTTAGTCAGCGTCGGTCTAGCAATGCTGTTTAACCACAATGCCTCCTCCGGCGGCCTGGATATTGTGGCAAAGCTGCTGAACAAATACCTGCATATGGAATTAGGCAAGGCTATGTCCTTAGCAGGCATGTGCGTAGCCCTTTCATCAGCTTTCTTTTATGATAAGAAAATTGTAGTTCTCAGTATACTGGGCACTTATTTAAACGGAATTATTTTAGATCACTTTATTTTTGGATTTAATGTAAAAAAACGGGTTTGTATTCTTTCAGAATATGAAAAAGAAATTAAAGACTTTATTCTCCACAGTCTTCACAGCGGCGCCACTATTTATGAAGCCATGGGCGCTTATGATAATAAAATCAGAAATGAAATTGTGACTATTGTAAATAAAAGCGAGTACGCCACGTTAATGTCCTTTATTTCCAAAACAGATAAAAACGCCTTTGTCACTGTATATACAGTAAATGAAATTATTTACCGTCCTAAGAAATGA
- a CDS encoding homoserine dehydrogenase, which produces MDKKVIKAALLGVGTVGGGVYKLAEQLKDEILSQTGASLEIKKILVRNKSKKRPGIPEDILTDNWEEIVKDPEIQIVVEVMGGIEPALTYMMEALAAGKQVVTANKDLLAEHGKQVMDQAGRFKGDIQYEAAVAGAIPIVRALKQSLGAGRLTEVMGIVNGTTNYILTRMSDEGMDYGQALKLATDLGYAEADPTSDVEGYDAGRKLAIMASMAFHSRVTFSQVHTEGITKITAEDIRYAKEFGYVVKLIAMGREAEDGIEVKVHPVLLPDSHPLASVKDSFNAVFVHGEACGDAMFMGRGAGEMPTASAVVGDIIDTMGNILHDCCGRTGCSCYRQVPVKEIGSTESRYFMRIQVLDKAGALANIAGVLGNNDVSIAQVVQKKSRDGIAELVIITDKVLESHFNDAIAIVKGMSVLKEISGIIRVY; this is translated from the coding sequence ATGGATAAAAAAGTGATTAAGGCCGCTCTTTTAGGTGTTGGAACTGTAGGCGGAGGAGTATATAAGCTGGCAGAACAGCTGAAGGACGAAATTTTAAGTCAAACTGGAGCCAGTCTGGAAATAAAGAAAATTTTGGTGAGAAATAAAAGTAAAAAAAGGCCGGGAATTCCTGAGGATATTCTCACTGACAACTGGGAGGAGATTGTAAAAGATCCTGAAATACAGATTGTAGTAGAGGTTATGGGAGGCATTGAGCCGGCTCTTACCTATATGATGGAGGCCCTTGCCGCAGGCAAGCAGGTGGTGACGGCCAATAAGGACTTGCTGGCTGAGCACGGAAAGCAGGTTATGGATCAGGCGGGAAGATTTAAAGGAGATATTCAATATGAGGCGGCTGTGGCCGGCGCTATTCCCATTGTGCGGGCCTTAAAGCAAAGCTTAGGAGCCGGGCGGCTGACAGAGGTTATGGGAATTGTCAACGGCACCACCAATTACATTCTGACCAGAATGTCAGACGAGGGGATGGACTATGGACAGGCCTTAAAGCTGGCTACTGATTTAGGGTATGCCGAGGCAGATCCTACTTCTGATGTGGAAGGATATGACGCAGGCAGAAAGCTGGCTATTATGGCATCTATGGCCTTTCATTCCAGGGTTACATTTTCCCAGGTTCACACTGAAGGAATTACGAAAATAACAGCAGAAGATATTCGGTACGCAAAGGAATTCGGCTATGTAGTAAAGCTGATTGCCATGGGCAGAGAGGCAGAGGATGGCATTGAGGTAAAGGTTCACCCTGTGCTCCTGCCTGACAGTCATCCCCTGGCGTCTGTTAAGGATTCCTTTAATGCAGTGTTTGTACATGGAGAGGCCTGCGGGGACGCAATGTTTATGGGAAGAGGGGCAGGAGAGATGCCTACGGCCAGCGCAGTTGTGGGAGATATTATTGACACTATGGGAAATATTCTTCACGATTGCTGTGGAAGAACGGGATGCAGCTGCTACAGGCAGGTGCCTGTAAAGGAGATCGGCTCCACAGAAAGCCGCTACTTTATGAGAATTCAGGTGCTGGATAAGGCCGGCGCTTTGGCCAATATTGCCGGGGTGCTGGGCAATAACGACGTGAGCATCGCCCAGGTTGTTCAGAAGAAAAGCCGGGACGGCATTGCAGAGCTGGTGATCATCACAGATAAGGTGCTGGAAAGCCATTTTAACGACGCTATCGCCATAGTAAAGGGAATGTCAGTTTTAAAGGAAATTTCTGGAATTATCCGTGTGTATTAA
- the pta gene encoding phosphate acetyltransferase has protein sequence MGFIDIIKEKAKADKKTIVLPESMDKRTFAAAEKILKEGLANLVIIGTPEEVEENSKGYDITGATVINPFTYEKTQEYIDLFVELRKSKGMTPEQAKETILKDYAYYGCLMIKNGDADGMVSGACHSTANTLRPCLQIIKTKPGTKLVSAFFLMEVPDCQYGENGTFVFADCGLNQNPNPEELAAIAVSSAESFRMLVGKEPKVAMLSHSSMGSAKHDDVTKVVEATKLAKEMAPELALDGELQLDAAIVPEIGASKAPESKVAGQANVLVFPDLDAGNIGYKLVQRLAKAEAYGPMCQGIAKPVNDLSRGCSADDIVGVVAITAVQCQNQ, from the coding sequence ATGGGATTTATTGACATTATTAAAGAAAAAGCAAAAGCTGACAAAAAGACAATCGTTCTTCCAGAGTCTATGGACAAAAGAACATTTGCAGCTGCTGAAAAAATTTTAAAAGAGGGATTGGCTAACCTGGTGATTATCGGAACACCAGAGGAAGTGGAGGAGAACAGCAAGGGCTACGATATTACAGGCGCAACTGTGATCAATCCATTTACATACGAAAAGACACAGGAGTATATTGATCTTTTCGTAGAGCTGAGAAAATCTAAAGGAATGACTCCAGAACAGGCAAAGGAGACCATTCTGAAAGATTACGCTTACTATGGCTGTCTTATGATTAAAAATGGAGATGCAGACGGTATGGTTTCCGGCGCATGTCACTCCACAGCTAACACATTAAGACCTTGCCTTCAGATTATTAAGACAAAACCAGGCACAAAGCTGGTTTCCGCTTTCTTCCTGATGGAAGTGCCGGATTGCCAGTACGGCGAGAACGGAACATTTGTATTTGCCGACTGCGGATTAAATCAGAATCCAAATCCAGAAGAGCTGGCAGCTATTGCTGTTTCTTCAGCAGAAAGCTTCCGTATGCTGGTAGGAAAAGAGCCTAAGGTTGCTATGCTGTCTCATTCCTCTATGGGAAGCGCAAAGCATGATGACGTAACTAAAGTAGTAGAAGCTACAAAGCTGGCAAAAGAGATGGCTCCTGAACTGGCTTTAGACGGTGAGCTTCAGTTAGACGCAGCCATTGTTCCAGAGATCGGCGCTTCCAAGGCTCCGGAGAGCAAGGTTGCAGGACAGGCTAACGTGCTGGTATTCCCAGACCTGGATGCAGGAAATATTGGTTACAAGCTGGTACAGAGATTGGCTAAGGCAGAAGCATACGGACCAATGTGCCAGGGTATTGCAAAGCCTGTAAACGATCTGTCCAGAGGCTGCTCAGCAGACGATATTGTAGGCGTTGTAGCGATTACAGCTGTACAGTGCCAGAATCAGTAA